A genomic stretch from Silurus meridionalis isolate SWU-2019-XX chromosome 1, ASM1480568v1, whole genome shotgun sequence includes:
- the pbx1b gene encoding pre-B-cell leukemia transcription factor 1b isoform X2 — MQQRHMLSIRGAQEEEPPDAQLMRLDNMLLAEGVSGPEKGGGSAAAAAAAAASGGAGADNSAEHSDYRAKLSQIRQIYHTELEKYEQACNEFTTHVMNLLREQSRTRPISPKEIERMVSIIHRKFSSIQMQLKQSTCEAVMILRSRFLDARRKRRNFNKQATEILNEYFYSHLSNPYPSEEAKEELAKKCSITVSQVSNWFGNKRIRYKKNIGKFQEEANMYAARTAVNATNVSAHGSQANSPSTPNSAGSAGSFNMSNSGDLFMSVQSMNGDSYQGAQVGANVQSQVDTLRHVISQTGGYSDGLTANQMYSPQGINANGGWQDATTPSSVTSPTEGPGSVHSDTSN, encoded by the exons ATGCAGCAGAGGCACA TGCTGAGTATCCGTGGCGCTCAGGAAGAGGAGCCTCCTGATGCCCAGCTTATGAGACTGGACAACATGCTTTTGGCTGAAGGCGTGTCAGGGCCAGAGAAAGGGGGCGGGTCAGCTGCGGCTGCAGCCGCTGCGGCAGCTTCGGGAGGAGCCGGAGCCGATAACTCAGCTGAACACTCTGACTATAGAGCCAAGCTCTCCCAGATCCGCCAGATTTACCACACCGAGCTGGAGAAATATGAACAG GCATGTAACGAGTTTACCACTCACGTGATGAACCTGTTGCGAGAACAGTCGCGCACACGGCCCATCTCACCCAAAGAGATCGAGCGCATGGTCAGCATCATCCACCGCAAGTTTAGCTCCATCCAGATGCAACTCAAGCAGAGCACCTGCGAGGCAGTCATGATCCTCCGCTCCCGCTTTCTCGATGCCAG GAGGAAAAGACGAAACTTCAACAAACAGGCCACCGAGATCCTGAACGAGTACTTCTACTCCCACCTCAGTAATCCGTATCCCAGCGAGGAGGCCAAGGAGGAACTGGCCAAGAAGTGCTCTATCACTGTCTCCCAG GTGTCCAACTGGTTCGGAAACAAACGAATCCGGTATAAGAAGAACATTGGGAAGTTTCAAGAGGAAGCCAACATGTACGCAGCTAGAACTGCAGTGAATGCGACCAACGTGTCAGCTCACGGCAGCCAGGCAAACTCCCCCTCCACTCCCAACTCAGCAG GTTCTGCTGGCTCTTTTAACATGTCCAACTCTGGTGATTTGTTTATGAGTGTGCAGTCTATGAATGGCGATTCATACCAGGGGGCTCAAGTGGGAGCTAACGTGCAGTCGCAG GTGGATACCCTTCGCCATGTTATCAGTCAGACAGGAGGATACAGTGATGGCCTCACAGCCAACCAGATGTACAGTCCGCAGGGCATCAAT GCTAATGGTGGATGGCAGGATGCTACTACCCCCTCCTCAGTGACCTCACCCACAGAAGGACCTGGAAGTGTTCACTCTGACACCTCCAACTGA